The DNA region TTTATCCGGCTGTGATCCCATTCCCCTGGTTCTCCGTTGTGGCGCAAGCTAACCGCCTTGCGCCACATTCAACTGGCGCACTTGCGCGACTGTTCGGTGAGCAAGCCGATGGCGTGCGGCAGCGAGCTGCGAATGGCGGTGAAGTTCTGAGTCGCGCCGCGCGTGCTGCCCGGCAGGTTGACGATCAACGTGCTGCCGCGAATGCCGCAGACGGCGCGCGATAGCGGCGCGAGCGGCGTCGCTTCAAGACTGCGCATACGCATCAACTCGGCAAGTCCCGGCGCTTCCTTCTCGATCACCTCGCGCGTCGCTTCGGGCGTGTTATCACGCGGGGCAAAGCCGGTGCCGCCGGTCGTGCAGATGAGAT from Blastocatellia bacterium includes:
- a CDS encoding MogA/MoaB family molybdenum cofactor biosynthesis protein, with protein sequence MAKVEIVAVVVTISDSAARGEREDRSGPAVVAELEKLGARIAATEIISDDREVIAARLRHFADGGAVNLICTTGGTGFAPRDNTPEATREVIEKEAPGLAELMRMRSLEATPLAPLSRAVCGIRGSTLIVNLPGSTRGATQNFTAIRSSLPHAIGLLTEQSRKCAS